TTGCGAGCACTGATTGCCGATTGCGTTGCCCGCAGCGGGGCCGCCAGTCAGCCCGAAGCCGACTCCGCCGCGTCCTGATCTACGACCAGCTTCGCGGCCAGCAATACAGCCTGCGTCCGGTTCACCACGCCAAGCTTGCGGAAAATCGCCGTGATGTGAGCTTTGACGGTCGCTTCGCTGATATTGAGTTCGTAAGCGATTTGCTTGTTGAGCAGGCCCTCGTTGAGCTGTGCCAGGATACGGCGCTGGGCAGGTGTTAGGGTCGCGATCTTGGCCAGGTCTTCATCCGGGTCGGCGTCGGTCACGGGGAACCACTCATCTCCGTCCCGGACGCAGGCGAGAGCATCGCGCATTTGCTCCAGCGGGGCAGATTTGGGAATGAAAGCCGCAGCGCCGAGCTGGCTCGCAGCCGCATAGACGCGCGGATCCTCGCTCGCCGAAACGATCGCCACGGGCAGGGCGGGAAAGTCCTGCCGGAAGTCCATGAGGGCAGACAGCCCCCGCGAGTCTTCCATGTGGAGGTCGAGCAGCAGGGCCTCCGCCCCCGTTTCGACCTCGGCGCGCGCTTGTGCGGCGGAGGAGGCTTCCACGATCTCGGCATCCGGCCAGACCTTGCCCACCGCATGGCTCAACGCCGTGCGGAAGAGCGGGTGGTCGTCGGCGATGATAATGCGCTGCGTCATGGGCGGTCAGCGGTTCTGCCGCCCTTCGATCAGCCGCTCGACGAGGCTCGGATCGGCGAGGGTCGAGGTATCGCCCAGCGAACCGTAGTCGTTCTCCGCGATCTTGCGCAGGATACGGCGCATGATCTTGCCAGACCGCGTCTTGGGAAGGCCGTCGGTGAACTGGATGTGGTCGGGTGAAGCGATCGGGCCGATTTCCGTCCGGACATGATTGCGCAGTTCGGTGTAAAGCGCATCGGACCCATCCTCGCCCGCGTTGAGCGT
This DNA window, taken from Qipengyuania seohaensis, encodes the following:
- a CDS encoding response regulator transcription factor, whose amino-acid sequence is MTQRIIIADDHPLFRTALSHAVGKVWPDAEIVEASSAAQARAEVETGAEALLLDLHMEDSRGLSALMDFRQDFPALPVAIVSASEDPRVYAAASQLGAAAFIPKSAPLEQMRDALACVRDGDEWFPVTDADPDEDLAKIATLTPAQRRILAQLNEGLLNKQIAYELNISEATVKAHITAIFRKLGVVNRTQAVLLAAKLVVDQDAAESASG